In a genomic window of Oncorhynchus keta strain PuntledgeMale-10-30-2019 chromosome 26, Oket_V2, whole genome shotgun sequence:
- the LOC118359156 gene encoding E3 ubiquitin-protein ligase RNF14-like isoform X1: MNAELEEQEDELLALASIYSQEFRRAVSGLGGEIRVSLDLPRDFSVIVKAGDKHRDYVISFLPPLVLTFDLPLDYPSTSSPEFILSCKWLSHSQLSAVCKHLDEIWEDTVGSVVLFYWVQFLRDDLLDFLNIRPPLEIPVNDQGQATPSTEGSEAGNSQGEAEGSVVETSDEAAVSLDPRALSMLATDTDLLVHLLDYDERQRLRVFEGQAYDCGICFMSKLGCSQYRKCGHIYCNECMSEYFTVQIRDGNVRGLNCPEPECSATATPSQVKRLVGEELFTRYDRLLLQSTLDRMADVIYCARKACVAPVVLEPDTTAALCPSCRYAFCTICRKTYHGTSHCKLRANTLLTSGSDSAAESSYAGVPQTDAGLQGLWEDYASGSGERRMFLEKRYGKHILNTVVEESLSEGWKGQNSKKCPSCRANIQCLSSHYRRPVAVTRWPVSPVVSTSAGCALVSWTKITLTSTMKTLTLPAIMPHLTDSNVVLLFDNPVHVILQLKFRSNHIYSQCYQITT; this comes from the exons ATGAACGCGGAATTGGAAGAACAGGAGGATGAACTGCTGGCGCTCGCGAGTATCTACAGTCAGGAGTTCAGACGGGCTGTGTCAGGATTGGGTGGGGAAATCCGGGTCTCTTTGGACCTTCCTCGGGACTTCAGTGTGATTGTCAAAGCAG GTGACAAGCACAGAGATTATGTCAtatctttcctccctcctctggtgCTGACCTTCGACCTACCTTTGGATTACCCCTCCACCTCATCACCCGAGTTTATACTGAGCTGTAAGTGGCTCTCCCATAGTCAG CTCTCAGCAGTGTGTAAGCATTTGGATGAGATATGGGAGGACACTGTGGGCAGTGTGGTCCTCTTCTACTGGGTCCAGTTCCTCAGAGACGACCTGCTTGACTTCCTGAATATCCGGCCACCGCTGGAGATCCCTGTCAATGACCAGGGCCAAGCCACTCCATCTACTGAGGGCAGCGAGGCTGGAAACTCTCAGGGGGAAGCAGAAGGTAGTGTAGTTGAAACCTCTGATGAGGCTGCAGTGTCCCTGGACCCAAGGGCCCTGTCAATGTTAGCCACAGACACAGACCTCCTGGTGCATCTGCTGGACTATGatgagagacagaggctgagagtgTTCGAGGGACAGGCATATGACTGTGGGATCTGCTTCATGAGCAAGTTAGGCTGTAGTCAATACAGAAAGTGCGGCCATATTTATTGCAACGAATGCATGTCGGAGTACTTCACGGTCCAGATCAGAGACGGGAACGTCCGTGGCCTTAACTGTCCAGAGCCTGAGTGCAGCGCCACAGCTACACCCTCACAG GTGAAGCGGTTGGTTGGGGAGGAGTTATTCACCCGTTATGACCGCCTCCTGCTCCAGTCCACACTGGACCGCATGGCTGACGTGATTTACTGCGCCCGCAAGGCCTGTGTTGCCCCAGTGGTGCTGGAACCGGACACAACCGCTGCTCTCTGCCCCTCCTGTCGCTATGCCTTCTGCACTATCTGTCGCAAGACTTACCATGGCACCTCCCACTGTAAACTGAGGGCAAACACACTCCTGACCTCAGGCTCTGACTCAGCTGCTGAGTCATCCTATGCAGGTGTACCTCAGACAGACG CTGGGCTCCAGGGCCTATGGGAAGATTATGCCTCAGGCAGTGGGGAGAGGAGAATGTTCCTGGAGAAACGCTATGGGAAACACATTCTCAACACAGTGGTGGAAGAGAGCCTGAGTGAAGGCTGGAAAGGCCAGAACAGCAAAAAATGTCCATCCTGCCGTGCCAACATACAG TGTCTATCCTCTCATTACAGAAGACCGGTGGCTGTAACAAGATGGCCTGTTTCACCTGTGGTCAGTACTTCTGCTGGGTGTGCCTTAGTATCCTGGACAAAAATAACCCTTACAAGCACTATGAAAACCCTAACACTGCCTGCTATAATGCCACATTTGACTGACAGTAATGTTGTGCTACTGTTTGATAACCCTGTGCATGTTATTTTACAGCTCAAGTTCAGATCAAATCATATTTATAGTCAATGCTATCAGATTACTACATGA
- the LOC118359156 gene encoding E3 ubiquitin-protein ligase RNF14-like isoform X2, with product MNAELEEQEDELLALASIYSQEFRRAVSGLGGEIRVSLDLPRDFSVIVKAGDKHRDYVISFLPPLVLTFDLPLDYPSTSSPEFILSCKWLSHSQLSAVCKHLDEIWEDTVGSVVLFYWVQFLRDDLLDFLNIRPPLEIPVNDQGQATPSTEGSEAGNSQGEAEGSVVETSDEAAVSLDPRALSMLATDTDLLVHLLDYDERQRLRVFEGQAYDCGICFMSKLGCSQYRKCGHIYCNECMSEYFTVQIRDGNVRGLNCPEPECSATATPSQVKRLVGEELFTRYDRLLLQSTLDRMADVIYCARKACVAPVVLEPDTTAALCPSCRYAFCTICRKTYHGTSHCKLRANTLLTSGSDSAAESSYAGVPQTDAGLQGLWEDYASGSGERRMFLEKRYGKHILNTVVEESLSEGWKGQNSKKCPSCRANIQKTGGCNKMACFTCGQYFCWVCLSILDKNNPYKHYENPNTACYNATFD from the exons ATGAACGCGGAATTGGAAGAACAGGAGGATGAACTGCTGGCGCTCGCGAGTATCTACAGTCAGGAGTTCAGACGGGCTGTGTCAGGATTGGGTGGGGAAATCCGGGTCTCTTTGGACCTTCCTCGGGACTTCAGTGTGATTGTCAAAGCAG GTGACAAGCACAGAGATTATGTCAtatctttcctccctcctctggtgCTGACCTTCGACCTACCTTTGGATTACCCCTCCACCTCATCACCCGAGTTTATACTGAGCTGTAAGTGGCTCTCCCATAGTCAG CTCTCAGCAGTGTGTAAGCATTTGGATGAGATATGGGAGGACACTGTGGGCAGTGTGGTCCTCTTCTACTGGGTCCAGTTCCTCAGAGACGACCTGCTTGACTTCCTGAATATCCGGCCACCGCTGGAGATCCCTGTCAATGACCAGGGCCAAGCCACTCCATCTACTGAGGGCAGCGAGGCTGGAAACTCTCAGGGGGAAGCAGAAGGTAGTGTAGTTGAAACCTCTGATGAGGCTGCAGTGTCCCTGGACCCAAGGGCCCTGTCAATGTTAGCCACAGACACAGACCTCCTGGTGCATCTGCTGGACTATGatgagagacagaggctgagagtgTTCGAGGGACAGGCATATGACTGTGGGATCTGCTTCATGAGCAAGTTAGGCTGTAGTCAATACAGAAAGTGCGGCCATATTTATTGCAACGAATGCATGTCGGAGTACTTCACGGTCCAGATCAGAGACGGGAACGTCCGTGGCCTTAACTGTCCAGAGCCTGAGTGCAGCGCCACAGCTACACCCTCACAG GTGAAGCGGTTGGTTGGGGAGGAGTTATTCACCCGTTATGACCGCCTCCTGCTCCAGTCCACACTGGACCGCATGGCTGACGTGATTTACTGCGCCCGCAAGGCCTGTGTTGCCCCAGTGGTGCTGGAACCGGACACAACCGCTGCTCTCTGCCCCTCCTGTCGCTATGCCTTCTGCACTATCTGTCGCAAGACTTACCATGGCACCTCCCACTGTAAACTGAGGGCAAACACACTCCTGACCTCAGGCTCTGACTCAGCTGCTGAGTCATCCTATGCAGGTGTACCTCAGACAGACG CTGGGCTCCAGGGCCTATGGGAAGATTATGCCTCAGGCAGTGGGGAGAGGAGAATGTTCCTGGAGAAACGCTATGGGAAACACATTCTCAACACAGTGGTGGAAGAGAGCCTGAGTGAAGGCTGGAAAGGCCAGAACAGCAAAAAATGTCCATCCTGCCGTGCCAACATACAG AAGACCGGTGGCTGTAACAAGATGGCCTGTTTCACCTGTGGTCAGTACTTCTGCTGGGTGTGCCTTAGTATCCTGGACAAAAATAACCCTTACAAGCACTATGAAAACCCTAACACTGCCTGCTATAATGCCACATTTGACTGA